AAAGCTTGCCTTGAAATCGCATCTTCAGACCTTCTTGGCGCGGACCAAAATGACCGTCGCCAGTTTCTCATTGATCTCCGTATGGCGCGGCACGGTCTCCTCACGCTCACCGTCGAACCACACATCGTGCTTTCCCCCGTGCCGAACGAATCTCCATCCGAGGCTTCTCAACCGCCGCTCCAGCTCCCGCCTCTTCATTGGGACAATGTAC
The Deltaproteobacteria bacterium genome window above contains:
- a CDS encoding type II toxin-antitoxin system HicA family toxin translates to MKRRELERRLRSLGWRFVRHGGKHDVWFDGEREETVPRHTEINEKLATVILVRAKKV